CTATCGGATGGTCGCCACCTTCACCGAAGTCGTTGCGCCCGAGCGGCTCGCCTGGGTCGAGCCGTCGACCGGGATGCACACCATCGGCACGCTCGACGATCGAGGCGGTGGCCGGACCACGGTCGTCATCACCCAACGGCAGGTGCCCGAAGCCGTACGACGGCCCGAAACGCGAGCCGGCTTCCTCACCTCTCTCGACAAGCTCAACGAACATCTCCACCTCCTCATGCAAGGAGACCGATCGTGACCGACCCGCAGACCTGGGTGGCACTGACATACGAACGCTGGGCCGAACTCCTCACCGCTGCCCCCGCAGCGACGTGGGACGCGCCCACCCTCTGCGAAAAGTGGCTCGTCCGTCACGTCGTCGCGCACGTGACGATGCCGGTCCGACTGAGCCCCCAGCAGCTCGCCGCGGAGATGGCGGCGGCGCGTGGCGACTTCGCCGTGCTCTCCGACACCGTGGCCGCACGGGACGCCTCGCTGCCGCCCGATGAGCTTCTCGGCCAGCTCCGGGCACCGAAACTGCACGAGTGGCTGCCGCCGGGCGGCGGCGCGGCGGGCGCTCTCAATCACGCTGTCATCCACTCGCTCGATGTGACGATCGCGCTCGATCGGCCTCCTGTCGCACCCCAGGAGGCGGTGAACACCGTCCTGGACCAACTCGCGGCGACCAACGGCACGCTGTTCGGCATCGACGTGACCGGCATCCGGATCGAGGCCACCGACACCGCCTGGAGCCGGGGAGACGGCCGGGTGATCCGCGCCGACAGCGGCTCGCTCGTCGCTCTACTGAGCGGCCGTACGCTGCCCGACGGCCGTAAGCTTCCCCGCATCTGATCGTGAGACCCATGCTGGGGTTACGGTGGACAATTGATATTCCGACGACAGGCTGCAAATGATCAACATCCAGGAGTTCGCGCGACGGCTGAGTACTCTCGGAGCTGACGCGTTCACCAGCGACGACGTCGTGGATCTGGCGACCGCGGCCGATGTTCGCATCAGCGCGGACCTCGAGATCGACGCCACCCTGGCGCAGCGCTTGCTCGACCAGATCTCGCCCACCCTGCCGGTCACCGGGGCCCAGATGGCGGCATCGCAGTGGCCGCCACCGAAGTCTTACCGCCCTGCGGCGCCTTCGGTGTCGTTCTCCAGCCCCGGTGCCGTCGACGGACCGGCTGATCGGCCGACCCGACCGCGCGGTTCTGGGCCTGCGGGTAGCGGTCGGCGACACGGCTCTCGACGAACTGGCAGGTGAACCTACAGTCCGCACGACGATCCCGGTCGGGCGAAGTGGGCCTCGCTGAGGGCGAGGAGTTTTCGTTGGACGGCGGGGTCATGGGAGATCGGTGGTGTGACCGCTATCGAGCCTTGGTTGAAATAGCGGCCGGTCACGCCGGCGAGTTCGGGGTCGGTGGCGATGCGCAGGGCGGTTCGAGCACCGTCGGCCGGTGTGAGCATGGTGCGGCGGATGAGGGCGCCGAACGGGCGCAGTGGTCGCGGTACCAGGTCGTCGATGATGTCGGTGGCGACGATGCCGGGGTGTACGGCGTTGAGGGTGACGCCGTCGGGAGTGAACGAGCGCGTGAGAGCGTAGCCGGCGGTGACGGTCATGAGCTTCGCCCGCGCGTACGCCTCGAAGGGCACGAATCCGGTTCGCGGGTTGAGGTCGGCCAGGTCGTACACGTCGGTCAGGTCCAGGGTCGGTGGGCGGGGTTCTCCAGCGAGCTTGATCCGGCGGGTGTCGTTGAGGGTGTCGCTGGCGACGTTGACGATGCGTGCCCGGCCGCGCCGCAGCGGCGCGTCCAGGCTGGTCATGAGGCCGTACGCGGCAAGGTAGTCGAGGGCGATGTGCATTTCGATGCCGTCGGGCGAGAGCCGGTGGTCAGGGAAGTGTGCGCCAGCGTTGTTGACGAGAATGTGGATCTGCTCGTATCGGTCCTCGATGGTCTGTGCCGCCGCACAGAGGTCCTCGCGCCGGGACAGGTCACCGGGGATGATGTCGAGCCGGTGCTCCAGGTCCTTGCCGACCCGGGCGCGCAGGATGTCGGCGCGGGCGGGGTCGCGGGCGATGGTGACGACGTGGGCACCCGCGTTGATCAGGGTGGCGGCGATCACCTGTCCCATGCCGCCGGTTGCTCCGGTGACGACTGCGGTGTGCTGCGTGAGGTCGGGCATCGCGCTGGTCATCGGGTGATTCTGGGGTAGGCGCGTACGTAGCAGGCGGTCTCCGCTTCATCGATCAGGAAGGCGGCGAGGTCGGCGCGGCTGATGGAACTCCACACCCGGATCGGCAGGTCCGTGCCGATCCGGGTGTTCGCGGTTGCCGGACGGTTCGACAGTTTCGGCGGCCGCACGATCGTCCAGTCGAGATCGGAAGCGGTGATCAGCCGTTCCATCGTCTCCTTGTCACGCATTCGGTCGGCCACGCCGGCCCAGACCGCGAGGGAGTAGAGCGACCGGTCGTGCGTCTCCAGCACCCCGTGAGCGCTGACGGCGATCAAGCGCGTCGCTCCGGTTGCCCGCATCGCCGTCAGCGTCGTGCGGATGCCGTCGGTGCAGACCGTCGTCGGACCGTTGGCGGCGCCGCCGAGAGTGCTGATCACGACGTCCGCGCCGATCAGCGCGCCGGTCAAGGCCGCTGTGTCGTCGACGTCCGGCCAGATCGCCTCGGTCAGGCGCTCGTGCTTCGCGAACACGTTCCGGCGTACGCAGGCCGTCACGGTGTGCCCGCGCTCCACCGCTGCCGCCACCACGTGACGTCCTGTTGCCCCGGAGGCTCCAACGACGGCTACCTTCAGCATCTGTGATACATCATGTCTCATAGTTGGAGTATGGGCCGCGGCGATCTATGAGTCAATCTGTCTCGTACGATGAGGTGGTGAACACCGAGACCGATCCGCGCTTCCGGCGTAGTCGGCAGGCCATCCTCTCCGCAGCGCGCGAGCTGCTGCTGGAGAAAGGTCCGGCTGCGGTGACTCACGCGCAGGTGGCGGAACGGGCCGGGGTGGGCCGGGCGACCGTCTACCGGCATTGGCCACGAGCCGATCAACTGCTCGCCGAGGCGATGGCCACCGTACCGATGCCGTTGCTTGACAACCCGACCATCCCGACCCGGGAGTGGCTGACGCGTGAGTTGAGCACGCTCGCCCAGCAGCTTGACCTCGCCGAGGTGCGTGCCGTGGCCGCCACGCTGGCCAGCACCGCGCTCTGGGACGAGCGGATGGACGCCCGGCGTGCCCAATTCGCGACGATCCTGGCCGGCCGCCTCGCCACCGCACTCGACGCGGCCCAGGCCCGCGGCGAAGTCAGTCTCGCTATGTCCAGTCGCGACGCCGCGGCCCTCGTCATCGGCCCGATCTACTACCGCAGCACGATCGAACACCTGCCTGCCGGACCAGCGCTCATCGAAGCCGCGATCGCCACGATCGGAACCTGGGCCACGTCGTAGCCCAACACGTCGCAGCTCGTCACCGTAGCCGGCGTCCTGACAACCCGCCGGGCTTTGTCGCTACTCGGCGTCGCGCGGTCGGGTTACGCCGCTGTGGCAGCTGCCTTGACGGCCCCGATTGCCGAGTTGAAGTCGGGGTTGGCCCCTATTTGAGCGAGCAGCACATTCGCTGCGTTGTAGCAGTCGAACCTTTCGATTTTTCGGTCACGCAGGTGCCAGAGATCCGCCGTCGGCACGTCGATCCGCTTTCCGGTTGGTGGAATTTCGCCGACCGGGGTCGGGAACCCGCCGAGATGCGTTCCCTGAATGCGGAGTTCGACGGCAACGACGTCACCGAGTGCGTGCACTTCGAGTAGCTCGCGGTGGACGTCGGGAAAAACGCTGGCGAAGCCCGTGAGTGCCTGCGGAATCTGGTCCCCGCGGAAGGTCAGCGAATTCGGCACGTCGTTGAATGTGCCGTCCTCGGTGAACAAGGCGCGAAAACCGTCCCCGTCGAGGACGTTTCCTTCCGACAGCCGGTACGCCTCGCGAACAACTTCTTCGTTGGTTTGCACTTCTGCTCCTCCGTGGTGCTTGGTGTCTGCGGGAGGTGAGTTGCTGCCGTCCGGCAGCGGTCCGGCGGCGACGCCGTCGCATAGGTCGACGACGCCTCCGCGGTGGCCCCACTGGCGTTCCCCCACGAAGCTAACAGGTTTTTGACCAGATGGTCAATAACGTAAGCTTGCTCACATGCCTCGCCCCCGCAAGTTCCTCGAGAGCGATGTCGTCAGCAGTGCCAGTGAGGTGTTCGCCGTGCACGGCCTTGCCGCTGCGACCCTGGATGACCTGGTACGGGCGACGGGCCTGGGGAAGCAGAGCTTGTACAACGCCTTCGGTGGTAAGCGAGAACTGTTTCTCCGGGCACTTTCCGAGGACCGGGAAGAGGCGGCACGCGCGGTCTCGGAAGCGTTGGGGCACGACGACGCTTCGCCGCTGGAGCGCATTCGTGGTCATATGCTCGTGATGGCGATCGAGTTCAGCAGCAGTGATCGGCGGGTCTCGCTCACCACGCGTGCACTGGTCGAATCGACCGGTGAGGACGATCAGCTTTCGACGGCTGCGAAGGCCGGCATCGAACAGCTCGCCGGGGCATATGCTGAATGCCTGGAACATGCGCGGGAGAACGGGGATCTCCCGGCAGGTGCGAACGTGCAGTCGCTGGCAGTCTATTTCGTCGCCATCACTCGAGGGATGGAGCTGCTCGGCCGTGCCGGTGTTGGCCGTGGTGTTCTCACCGCAGTCGCGCTCGACGCGCTTCGCGTGCTTCACGGTCAGTGGATGGACGAGACCGATGGTCGACCGCACACCCTGCCGCCGGTCGATCCATGATGCCGGACCGGCGCGGCTGGGGCGTCAGATTCGAGTCGAGGGTCTGACCCGCACCGGCTCCGCGCTGATCGACGACTGCTTGTTGGTGGACGCCCCTGGTCCGGTCGCGGCGTACCGGGCGACGGTGGTGCGGACGGCCTCGTCGACTACCTGGGCGACGCGTTCGGCGCTCACCTCCCAGCCCGGCACCAGGAGTGTTGGCCAGAAGACGTAGTTGGAGATCATTCCCAGGAATTGGGTGGCTGCGAGCTCCACGTCCTCGATCCGCACCGTCCCCGCCTCGTGCTCAGCCAGGAGGTAGCTGCGTACGGACTCGAAGTAGGGCATCTTCCCGTGCGAGAACTGTGCATGGGCCAGCTCCGGGAACCGTGGCAGCTCGGCGATGACGATCCGGAACAAGTCGGTCATCTGGGGCCGGCTCAACAGCTCGGCGTAGCGGCGGCCGATGGCGCCGAGCCCGTCGGCGACGTTGCCTGCCGGCGGAGGATCCTCCTCGGCAGCGGTTGACCAGGACTCGGTGACGATGGCGTCGAACAGGGCGGCCTTGCTCGGAAACTGTTTGAACAAGGTGGCCCGCGAGACACCCGAGCGCTCTGCGATCCGCGCCAGCGATGTCCGGTCGTAGCCCAGCTCGAGGAACAGCGCGGTCGCGGCCGTCACGATCAGCGCACGCTTTTCCTGGGCGACGCGCTGGTGGTACGTCGGCACGACCCTGCTCATGGACCGAGCATACGAGGTGAGTGGCTTGACTCGCCACTGCCTCCGGCCTACTGTCGAGGCAGTGGTGAGTCAGCCGGCTCACCACTGGCCGGCCGTTCATCGCCGATGATCCCGGTCGGTCACCCGCGTACCGAAGGAACATCTGATGAACCGTTTCGACAACCAGACCGTGCTCGTGACCGGCGGCACAGGTGGCCAGGGATCGAGCCATGTACGCGCCTTCCACGCGGAGGGAGCGAACGTGGTGATCGGCGACATCGACACCGACCGCGGCACCGCACTCGCCGACGAGCTCGGGTCCCGCGCTCACTTCACCCGCCTCGACGTCACGGACGAGAGTTCGTGGTCCGCCGCTGTGCTAGCCGCCGAGAGCGCCTTCGGGGCTCTGGACGTCCTCGTCAACAACGCGGGCGTCCAGAACCCGCCAGTACCGATCGAGAACACGGACCAGGCCACGTGGTCGCGGATCCTCGACATCAACCTGACCGGGACCTTCCTCGGCATCAAGGTCGCCGCCCCCGCTCTGCGCCGAGCGACGGGGGGAGCCATCGTCAACATCGCCTCGACGATGGGCCTGGGCGGCACGGCGCACTACGCGCCGTACGTCGCCAGCAAGTGGGCCGTGCGGGGCCTCACCCGGACGGCGGCGCTCGAGCTCGGCCGGGACCACATCCGGGTGAACACCATCCACCCCGGCGTGATCGCGACCCCCTTCATCCATGAACCAGCAGCCGGTGCCACAGTGGCGATCTCCGACTTCTACTCGCCCGAGCCGTTCGCCATCCCCCGCCTCGGAGAGCCGACCGACGTCACCCGGCTTCTCTTGTTCCTCACGTCGTCGGACGCGTCATTCATCACGGGGTCGGAGTACGTCATCGACGGTGGACTCCTCCTCGGGCCAGCCCTTCAGGCCGAGACCGCATGAGCCGTCCAGACACGACCGGATGGAACGACGTGGCACGTGACACGACTGTGTCGCATCTGCCCGATCACATCCGGCGAGCCATCGAGATCACACCTGCCGCAGGCACCAGCGAACGGATCATCGACATCACGACGGTGGGGCGCCGCACCGGCCGGCCACGCCGCATCGAGATCTTCTTCTACCGAGCTGCGGGTGCCTCCTATCTGTGTAGCGGCGCCGGCGGTGCCGCGACCGACTGGCATGCGAACCTTCTCGCCAATCCCGACTTCACCTTCCACCTCAAGTACGGGATCCGCGCAGATCTGCCCGCCCGGGCCACGCCTGTCACCGACCCGGCTGAACGTCAGGCCGTGCTGGCGGAGATCGTCGCGGATCTCAATCAGCCCCACGACCCCGGCACCATCCGGCCGACTCGGATCGAAGACTGGGCCGACAGCCGGCTGATGCGCATCAGCTTCCGCCATCGGCCGTGAGCACGGCTCCCTCGACAGGGACATAGTTCCAGCCGGGGTCGGTCTGCGCGCTACGGTCCGCGTATCACGGCGCGCGCGTTTCACGATCGGCAGAGTTGTGGGTACGATGGTGGAGTTGTAGGTACACCGAGGGAGGTGTGAGTTGAGCACCGTATCCGTCCGGGAGTTCTCGTACAACCCCAGTGCGATGTTCGCCAGGGTCGAGCGTGGCGAGACGATCGAGGTGACCCGGCACGGCACGGTGATCGCGGTGCTGCTTCCGGGTTCGGCCAGGCTCAGCCACTACGCGCCGCTGGTGGCCAAGGGCTTGATCAAGCTGGCCGCCACCACGACGAACGACCTCGACCGGCTGCCGCGTTACGACGTACCGGAGAACGTGTCGCCGCTGGACGTGCTCCTCGACGCCCGCGAGGACGACGACCGTTGATCTACCTTGACTCCTCCGCGCTCGTCACCCTCGTCAGCGGCCGTCAGTACTCGGTCGAACTGGGCGAATACCTCACGACTCACCCTGGCGTGCCGATGAGTACGTCGACCCTGGGGTTCGTCGAGACCGTCCGTACCCTCGACGCGATCGGCAGCTACCCGGCCATCATGCAGGAGCTGCTCCGCAGCTTCACCGAGATCCTGCTGACCGCCGAGGTCCGGGACGCCGCTGCCCTCGTCCCGCCGGGCGCGCGATCCCTGGACGCGATCCACATCGCAAGCGCCCAGGTGTTGGAGGATTCCCTCACGGCCCTGGTCAGCTACGACAAGCGGATGCTTGATATCGCGCACAAGATGGGACTACCGACGGCGTGTCCTGGTCTCGGCTAGTTCTCGGATTCTGTCCACGGTCGGCGCGGACAGGATCTGAGGACGGGCCGGTGTCGGTCAGCAGACGGTGGTGGTGACCTGGGTGACGAAGGTCGACCAGGCGGCCGGGGCGAAGGTGAGGGTGCCGCCGGTGCGGTCTTTGCTGTCGCGGACCAGTACGCGGCCCGGCAGGTTGTCGGCGACTTCGACGCAGTTGCCGCCGTTGCTGTTGCTGCGGCTGGCGGTGCGCCACGCTGGCTCGGTCATAGCTCCTCTGCCACCCTCGCGATCAGGTCCCGGGACGCGTCCCGGGGTAGTGCCACCGAGCGTATCGCCTCCCACGCGTTGACGAAGATGCCGACCTTGGCCGGATCCTCGTAGGTGCGGCCGTCCACCGGGTTCTCCGTGTAGGCCACCGTCGCCCCGTCCGGCAGCGTGGCCAGCGCGAAGTTGCCCAGCTGGCCGATGTAGAGCCCGGCGTCGACCGGCACCACGTGCAGCAGCACCCGGTCGCGCCGCGACATCTCCACCAGGTGCAGCAGCTGCTCCTTCATCACCACCGGGTCGCCCCGGCGTAGCGCGGCCTCGTCGACGATGAACGAGGTGACCGGCGGTGTCCTGCGGTCGAAGACGGTCACCTGGCGAGCGAGCCGGTGCGCCAGCCGCTGCTCGGCCACCTCCGGCGGGAGCATGCCGACGGCGAGCACCGCGCGGGCGTACGCCTCGGTCTGCAGCAACCCGGGGACGTAGGTCGACTCGTACCCACGCAGCATGTCGGCCTCGGCCTCGTACTCCGGCCAGGGCTGGAACCAGTCCGGCGGGACGGCCCGGCGGGCGGCGTCGGCGGTCTCCCGCATCAGTGTGCCGCTGCCGAAGACCTCGTCGAGCTGGTCGGCGGTGTCCGGCAGCGGGATCTGCCGGGCCGTCTCGAACTTGGCGATCAGCGAGGGGGAGACGCTCAGCCGCTGCGCCAACTGCTCCTGCGTCATGCCGCCGTTGAGGGTACGTAGGAACTTGAGAGTACGCGGAACACCATTGTCGCTCACGTATTACCGGTCCTTCCCCCGACAAGATCAAACCTTCGAAGTGACTGGATAGGTGCGTGGGACCTTGGAATACCGCAAGCGCGCGAGGTGGGTCAGGTGGTTGTGGGAATCCAGGGGCTGCCGGCGGCGGCTCGGGTGAGTGCGTCGAGCATGTTGATGCCGTGTCGGGTGGCGGTGGCGGTGTAGCTGCGGATCGCGGCGAAGTGTTCGGCTCCGGTCATGGTGCGCATACTGCCGGAGACCTTGATCCGGAGTTTCGGCATGCGGATGGTCCGCTCGGCCGGGTTGTTGTCGAACGGGACGGCCGGGTCGGTGAGGAACCGCAGGTAGTCGGCGCGTCGGTCCCGTAGCCGCACGAACAGGGCGTGGTACTTGCGGTGCAGCTTGTCGGTGCGGTCGGCGGTGGCCTCGGCGCCGAGTACGACGGCCGAGCGCAGCAGGTGGGTCTGTTCGGCGAGGTCGGCCGGGTCGGGTTCACCGCCGTCGGCGCGGGCCGTGACCGTCAGGTGGTTCAGTTGCCGCAGGGCCGCGGCGGCCTGGCCGGCGAGGTCGGCGACCTGTCCGGTGGCGGTGTCGACCACGTAGACCAGTTCCCGCAGCACGTGGGCGTTGCACAGGGCGTGGACCGCGTCGGTGTAGGTGTCGTACGGGGCCCACGCGTCGTGCACGGCGGTGCCGGTGAAGGCGGGCAGCACGCCGGCGTCGTCCATTCCGGCGGTGCCGCGCCGGCGGTGCACGGTGAGGAGCACGTCGGTGGGTGTGGAGGCGGAGTGCAGCCAGGCGAGGCGGCCGTCGACGCGCATGCCGGTCTCGTCGAAGTGCGCGACCGGGGCGTGTCGGACGCGGTCACGGATGACGGGGAGCACCGTGTCGATGACGCCGAGGGCGGTGCGGGTGACCCAGGCGGTGATGGTGGCCGCCGCGACGGGCAGGCCGAACAGGTCACGGATCGCGTCGGCGGTGCGGCCGATGGACAGGAACTGTCCGTGGAGCAGGTAGACGCCGATCGCGGCGATCCGTGGTCCGTAGACGGCGGGCGCGGTGGCCCCGACGGGTGTCGCGGCGGTGGTGTGGTGCCCGCACCGGCAGGCGACGGTGACGATCTGGTGCTCGGTCACCACGACCCGAGGCTGGGGGATGTCGAACACCTGCCGGCGGGTGACCGTCACCTCGGCCGGGTCGGTCAGGCCGCCTCCGCAGCCGCCACAGGTGTCCGGCACATGCCGGACGATCACGTCCGGATCCGCCACCTGGGACAGGGTGGTGCCCTCGCCGCCGGTGGGACGGCCCGGCCGGCGACCCGAACGGCCCCGCAGCGACTTCGGCGCCGGTTTGGCCAGCCCGTCGCTCGACGGCGGTTTCGACGAGTTGGCAGACGACTGCTTCAACCGGGCCTCAAGCTCAGCGATCCGCGTCAGCGCCTGCTCCAGCCGTGCTGCCAGCCCGGCGTTCAACGCCAGCAGCTCGTCATACGACGGCGGCGGATCGGCGGGCATGGCTGGTCAACCTACCAGCCTCCACAGCAGACAGCACCACCGGGATCAGGAACCTATCCAGTCACCCTTCGAAGTGTGCTCTGTCGGTCGAAAGTCTTCCACTGGGCAGGTGTGAAAGTCCAGGGTGGATCTGCTGACAGCAGAAAAATGGAAGGTGGTGCGACCTTGTCCAGTGAGCCGTTGATCAAAGTCGGCGACGTGGTGCGGCTGCGCGCCGAGGACTGGGCATTCGGCAACGGACCGGTGGCTGTCCGGGTCGCCCATCTACGGCACGGTCACGACGTTCCGCAGGTGTCCATGATCGCGGTTATGGGCACGTTCGTCGCCGGTCCCCGGGCCGGTCAGATGACGCTGCTGTCGGTGTACAAACACGCCCTGCGGCGACCCGGAGTCGTCGAACGCGACGGCCGACCAGTGGTATCCATCAATCAATGATGTGCGAAAGGACTATCCGCCATGCGTCGACTTCTGGCTTTTCTGCTGTTTCCCCGGCGTACCCGTCGACAGGCCCGGGTGCTCGCGGACCTCGCCGCCCAGGCGCGGCCGCCGGTCTCCAGGTCGCGGCCGCCGGCCGGGCGCGGTCGCAACACCGCCGCCCACCACTACCACGGCGGCGCGCGGTGGCCGTCGATCAGCCCCGGCCAGGTCCGCGACCGGCAGTTCCCGGACCGGGCCCGACGCGGCCGTGGCTACGACCCGACCGAGGTACGGGCCTTCCTGCACCTGGTCGCCGACGAGTTGGCGGCGGTGCGGGCCGAGTTGGCGATGACCCGGGACGAGAACGTACGGATCAAGCAGGCGCTGCGGGACTGGCAGTCGCGGCAGTTCCAGGCCCGGATGCCGGCGTGAGCCAGGGCCGGGTGACCGGAGGGGAATCGTGATGGTCGCTGCGGTGCTCGCCGCCGTGGTCGCGTTGCTGGTCGGCGCGGTGGCCGGGTTCAGCCTGTGTCACCACCGGCACCGCTGGTGCCCCCGCTGCGGACGTAACCTGACCTGCCCGGTCTGCACGACTGGCCGGCTGCCGCTCGTTGACGGGAGACCATAGAATCCGGCCGCACAGAATCCGCTTCTGCTGCCGACAGGGCGTTACTGCGCTATGCGGCTTGCCCGTCCAGGATCCCGTTCGGCCGGCGTGCTACGACTCGGCCGGCGTGCTACGGCCCGTGTCGCCCGGGTGGGATCGTGCCGGAAACCGCGTGCAGGAGTGCGCCGAGCACCTCGCGGGTGTGCGGTTCGTCGAGCATCTCGCCGATCCACGCCGCGGCGCCGGCCCGATCCGGGTCACGTACGTTCGGCTCCAGCCATTGCGTGGCGGCGATCTCGGCGATGTGGCCCAGTTGCGCGATGAGCATCGAGAAATCGCCGGGGCGGGCGACCGTCGCCGGACCGCCGCCCGCCGCGTACGCCGACATCAGCGCGCGTGCCCGGCCTGGATCTGACCGGCCGAACTCGAACAGCACACAGGCGAGTTCCTGACCCGGGTCGGCCGGACCGCTGTTCTCCCAGTCGATCACGCACACCCCACCCCGGGCCGTCCGCAGGATGTTGTCGGCCCACAGGTCGCGGTGACACGTCCGCAACGTCACCGGCTGCTCCAGCCACGACTCCAACGCGACCAGTTCGTCGCGCAGTGCCGCCAGCCGGCCGGCGAACGGCGCCCCGGCCTCGCGCAGCCGCTCGACCAGCCTGTCCCAGGCGGGGGCGCCCACCGGTGCGGTGTACCACGGGTCCACGTGACCGCCGGCAGGGACCAACACCCGGTGGATCGCGGCCACCGCGGCGCCCACCAGGACCGGGTCCACACCCGGATCGGGTGCTTCGAGATCGACCCACTCGTACACCCGCACCTGCCGGCCACCCACCCGGGCCAGGACAGACCCGTCCGTGGCACGTCGCACCGCCGGCGCCGGTACGCCAGCGGCGCACGCCGCTTCCTGGAACTGGGTCGACGCCCGCACTCGGTCCTCGCCAGACTCGTGGAACGGCACCTTCACCGCCCACCGGCCATCCACCGTCTCAAGCCGCCACACCTCGCCCTGCCGGCCCCGAGCGACCGGCCCGTCCGACAGCGTCCGGGCCCGGCCGAGCCCGAACCGGTCGGCCAACTCCGCAGCGTTCACGACGCCCACTACAGCACAACCGGCGCTACCCCGCGACGACGCATGCCTGTGAAGCTTCATCCCGAGTGCGAGACGCCGAGCTGCCTGGCCAGATATGCTGATCTGGCTACCAACCGGCCGAGCGACACCACCAAAGGTCAACACGCTCGCATGCCGCAGTCCGAGCGCGACGGTAGCGCGACGGTAGCGCGACGGTAGCGCGACGGTAGTGGGCACGCAGTCAGCGGTCGAGGCCGTCGACCTCCGCCGGATCATCGAAGATCACGGTCAAAGTGCTGCGATAGACGCCGGATCTGACGGCACCGTCGGTGACCGGTCACGACGCGCAGCCAACCTCGCCGAAGGCTGCCCGGGATGTCCAGCCCCGCTGCGCCGACCGAGATCCGCCGAGCGGTCGCCGACCGGGGCGTCGAGGTGACAAGCTTGGTCAACGATGCCGCGATCGGCTCTTTCGCCCTGTTTGCCGATGTGGACCAAATCAGTCGACCGCCGGGCCGCCGTTGACGTGACGGCGCCGATCGCGCTGACAGTGGCCTTCATATGGACGGAGCTGCGTGGCACCGGCCGACGGTGTTCGCTGTCGCCCCCGGAGCCACCGGCACCGACTTACAGCCGGGATGGGGCCGGACGCGGTGGTGCTCACCGCAGGGAAGGTGCGGGCCGCAGAGGACGTCGTCGCGACCGCGCCGCGCCACCTCGAGCGCCGGGATCCGGGCCCGCCGATCCGGGCCGCCCGGTTGATGTGGGTGAGGCCGTTGCGTACGTGCCCTGACCTGCCCGGTGGAGCCTCCCCAGGAGCCACCTGCTAGTCGAACGTCCAGAAGAAGTAGTAGACGGAGGGTGGGTAGCCGTA
The sequence above is a segment of the Solwaraspora sp. WMMD406 genome. Coding sequences within it:
- a CDS encoding type II toxin-antitoxin system Phd/YefM family antitoxin; translation: MSTVSVREFSYNPSAMFARVERGETIEVTRHGTVIAVLLPGSARLSHYAPLVAKGLIKLAATTTNDLDRLPRYDVPENVSPLDVLLDAREDDDR
- a CDS encoding type II toxin-antitoxin system VapC family toxin; the encoded protein is MIYLDSSALVTLVSGRQYSVELGEYLTTHPGVPMSTSTLGFVETVRTLDAIGSYPAIMQELLRSFTEILLTAEVRDAAALVPPGARSLDAIHIASAQVLEDSLTALVSYDKRMLDIAHKMGLPTACPGLG
- a CDS encoding DUF397 domain-containing protein; this translates as MTEPAWRTASRSNSNGGNCVEVADNLPGRVLVRDSKDRTGGTLTFAPAAWSTFVTQVTTTVC
- a CDS encoding helix-turn-helix transcriptional regulator, encoding MSDNGVPRTLKFLRTLNGGMTQEQLAQRLSVSPSLIAKFETARQIPLPDTADQLDEVFGSGTLMRETADAARRAVPPDWFQPWPEYEAEADMLRGYESTYVPGLLQTEAYARAVLAVGMLPPEVAEQRLAHRLARQVTVFDRRTPPVTSFIVDEAALRRGDPVVMKEQLLHLVEMSRRDRVLLHVVPVDAGLYIGQLGNFALATLPDGATVAYTENPVDGRTYEDPAKVGIFVNAWEAIRSVALPRDASRDLIARVAEEL
- a CDS encoding IS66 family transposase — translated: MPADPPPSYDELLALNAGLAARLEQALTRIAELEARLKQSSANSSKPPSSDGLAKPAPKSLRGRSGRRPGRPTGGEGTTLSQVADPDVIVRHVPDTCGGCGGGLTDPAEVTVTRRQVFDIPQPRVVVTEHQIVTVACRCGHHTTAATPVGATAPAVYGPRIAAIGVYLLHGQFLSIGRTADAIRDLFGLPVAAATITAWVTRTALGVIDTVLPVIRDRVRHAPVAHFDETGMRVDGRLAWLHSASTPTDVLLTVHRRRGTAGMDDAGVLPAFTGTAVHDAWAPYDTYTDAVHALCNAHVLRELVYVVDTATGQVADLAGQAAAALRQLNHLTVTARADGGEPDPADLAEQTHLLRSAVVLGAEATADRTDKLHRKYHALFVRLRDRRADYLRFLTDPAVPFDNNPAERTIRMPKLRIKVSGSMRTMTGAEHFAAIRSYTATATRHGINMLDALTRAAAGSPWIPTTT
- a CDS encoding DivIVA domain-containing protein — its product is MRRLLAFLLFPRRTRRQARVLADLAAQARPPVSRSRPPAGRGRNTAAHHYHGGARWPSISPGQVRDRQFPDRARRGRGYDPTEVRAFLHLVADELAAVRAELAMTRDENVRIKQALRDWQSRQFQARMPA
- a CDS encoding phosphotransferase: MNAAELADRFGLGRARTLSDGPVARGRQGEVWRLETVDGRWAVKVPFHESGEDRVRASTQFQEAACAAGVPAPAVRRATDGSVLARVGGRQVRVYEWVDLEAPDPGVDPVLVGAAVAAIHRVLVPAGGHVDPWYTAPVGAPAWDRLVERLREAGAPFAGRLAALRDELVALESWLEQPVTLRTCHRDLWADNILRTARGGVCVIDWENSGPADPGQELACVLFEFGRSDPGRARALMSAYAAGGGPATVARPGDFSMLIAQLGHIAEIAATQWLEPNVRDPDRAGAAAWIGEMLDEPHTREVLGALLHAVSGTIPPGRHGP